CGCGGACGCTGCCGGCGATCACCTTCGCGCCCGTGGGTGCCGTGTCGGAGTAGGCGTAGGTGATGCCGGCGAGGGACAGGACAGTCGGCTTGCTCGCGTTGTCCCACTGCTGCTCGAGCAGGCGCAGGATCTGAGTGCCGGTGAGCGTGCGCGTGACGACCTGGTTGCCGAACGGCTGGATGGTGAAGATATCGCCGTAGGTGATCGGACCCGCCTCCAGATCGGCGCGCACACCCCCGGGATTCATGAACGCGGCGACGGCCGCGGCGGGGCCCGCGGTGACCGACAGCATGGAATCGGCGATCACGTCGCCGAGCGGTGAGGTGCCCGCAGCGCCGGGTTCGTGCGAAAGGGCGTCCGAGGTCGCGCCGACGACGCGGCCGGCGCGGGAGCGGGACTGCTCGGTGAAGAAATCGACGAGCGCGCTTGTCGAGTCGTCCGGTGTGACGTCGCGGGACACCACTCGGTTGATCGCGGAAGCCTGCACCTCGGCGGCGCCGAAGCGCAGGGTGATGTCGGTGATGAGCCGACCATACGAAGCGGCCTGGGTGACCACCTTCCCGCCGATCGTGCACACATAGGGCTGATGGCTGTGGCCGGTGATCACCGCACGCACCGCCTGGTCGACCCGCTCGGCGAGCCTGGTGACGTTCGGTGTGATGTCGGCGCATCCGCTGTAGTCGAGTGGTTCGTCCTTGCCCGGTCGCTGGGCGCCACCGTCGTGTATCAGGGCCACGATCGTCTCCGCGCCCGCCGCCTTCATCTCGGGCACGTAGCGGTTGACCGCGTCGGCTTCGTCGCCGAAGTTATAGCCGCGAATGCCTTCGGGTAGAACGATATTCGCCGTGTCGGGCGTGACCGTCCCAACTATGCCGATCTTGTGCCCGCCCACCGGGAGTAGCATCCACGGGCGCAGCGCGGGCGGCGGATTGCCTTGCGCGTCCGCGACATTCGCGGCCAGATACGGGAATCTCGCGCCCGTGAACGGCGCACCAGGGGAGCAGCCGTCCGGGGCGCAACCGCCCTGCTGGATCCGCCCCAATTCCAGTACGCCGTCGTCGAATTCGTGATTGCCCACCGACGACGCGGCCACCCCGACGTTGTTCATGAAGGTGATAGTCGGCTCGTCGTGGAACAGTCCGGAGATCAGGGGACTGCCGCCGATGTTGTCTCCGGCCGCCACCACGGCGCTCGCCGGATACGCGGCCTGCAAGCGCCTCAGGTGGGTGGCGAGATACGCCGCCCCGCCCGCGTCGTATCCCGTGATCTTCCCGGTCGACCCGCCCGGCGGCTGTAAGTTTCCGTGCAGGTCGTTGAAACCGAACAGGTGCACCTCGTCGGGGTGCGTCGCGGGCAAATCATTCGTAGAGACCAACGGCACCGGTCGCGGCGCCGTCGAGGAGGCAGGCCCCCCGCCGGCATCGGACACCCGATCGCATCCCCCGACCAGACCCACAAGACCGATAAGAACCAGGGCGATGCGGCGGCGCGCTCTCATGTCACGACTGTCTCACGCCATGTCCGTCCACGCAGGGCACGGCGGAATCCGCACCCGCCGAAGGGGACCCGACTCGCTGTTCGCAACCACGGTCGTCCGGGGTGATCGCCTCACCTACTGGGCGGCGGGGAACTGCTCGGCAAGCTCCTGGAAGACCGCGGTGTTCATCGCGAAGGCGCGCCGACCCTCGTCGAGCACGCGGCGGCGCTCCAGATCGTCGAGCGGCAGCCGGTCGAGCAGGTCGCGATACTCGCGCTTGAACGCCGCCGGGTTGCCGACGCGGTCGAACACGTAGAAGCGCACACCGTCACCGCGGTGCGGCAGGTTCCACAGCTTCTCCGCGGTGCCGCGGATGACCTGTCCGCCGGACAGGTCACCGAGGTAGCGGGTGTAGTGGTGGGCGATGTAGCCGGCGGGCCAGTCGCGGGCGCACTCGTCGATGCGCTCGGCGTACGCGGCGGTCGCGGGCAGCGGTTCGAGGCCCGTGCACCACTCGGCACCGATGAGGTGGGCGAGGTCGCGCTCGAGTTCGACGGTGCGCGCGAGCTCGGGCCGGATGAACGGCCCGGCGATCGGGTCGTCGGCCAGCGCGTCCGAGCGCCCCTCGAGCGCGCGATAGATGAACCAGAGCTGGCCGGTGTAGCGGTGATACGAATCGACGCCGAGCGCTCCGCCGAGCATGTCGCTCATGAATCGGGAGTTCTCCGCCTCCGCGTGCTGCCGCGCGGTGGCGCCGCGAATCTGCGTCGAGAACGGGACTGCCTCCGCCATATCCGAACCGCCTCCCCTCGCGCCGGGGCGGCCACGGTATCCGGCTGCCCTGATCAACCGATACGAGGGTACCGGGTGGGTACAGGTCCGGTAGGCATCTTGCCGCTCACTGAACCGGCGCCGACCGGCGGCGACGCCGCACGATCGGGCGTCGTAGCGAGCCGAATCGCCGCAGTATCTGTGGCCTTCGGACGGTCCGGTCGAACCACTCGCCGAGCGTAACGCCTGCCGCCAGCGCGCAGCCGACGCCGACCGCCGCGAGTAGTTGGTTGGCTCCGATCAGCAGTTCGTCGTTGAGTAGCGCGGACAAGCCGCGATAGACCTTGAGGCCGGGTAGCAGCGGGGTGATGCCCGCGACCGCGACGACCAGCGGGGGAGTCAGCGCCCGGCGGGCCATCAGACCACCAGCCAGGCCGACCAGCGTCGCGGCGACGGCGGAGGAGATCACCGGACCGAACCCGGCTTGCTGCGCGAGCAGGAAGCAGATGGTGCCCGCGGCGCCGCTGCCCGCGGCGGCGGCGAGGGCGCGGCGTTCGGCATAGCAGGCGAGCGCGAAGGCCAGCGCCACGACCGCGCCCGCCATGATCTTCACCGGCAGGTCGGTGAAGTCGCCGCCGGAGGTGAGATAGACCGGCGGCACGGTGGCGTCCACCAGATCGGCGATGCGCAGCGTGAGCGCGATGCCCGCGATGATCCCGCCGGTCATCATCATCACCTCGAGCATGCGGGCGGTCGCGGTGATGGGGGCGCCGGTGATCGCGTCCTGTACCGAGCCGACCAGTTGTAATCCACTGAGTAGCACGGTGATTCCCGCCGCGATGATCAGGGTCGGGTCGATGTCGATGTGCAGCCGGGCGGCGAGGGTCGCCAGCACGATGGCCGGGATCGCCGCGATCGCGCCGCCGACCACGTGTTGGAAGAAGAATGGCAGGCCGTAGCGATTGAGCACCCGGTTGGTGCGGTCGATCGCCGCGGTGCTGGCGAAACTGACGGCCGCGACGAGGGCGCCGCCGCCGAGCAGTGCGGCGATCGCCGCCGCCATGAGCGACCAGGCCAAGGTAGCGGTCCAGCGTTGATAGGGGTGCGGGGCCGAGGTGATCGCATCGAGAGCGGCGCGCGCCTCGTCCGGCGGAATCAGCTTGTTGCGGATCCGACGGGTCAGCCGGTCCACCGCGGCGAGGCGCGTGAAATCCAGGGACCGGTAGTGCACGATCCGAGCGGCGCTCGCCGGTGGCAGCTGCGGTCCGCGGTCGGCCCAGATCCTGATGGCGTCGTAGGTGACATCAACGCTGCAGCGGGACAGGCCGTAGGTGGCGGCGATGAATCGCACCGTCGTCGTGGTGTCGACAACACCGGTGCCGGAGGCGAGCACAACTTCGCCCACGCGGACCGCGAGATCGAGGACCTCGGCGACGCGGGCGTCGTCGGTGAGGTCGATCGGCTGTAGCGGCGCCGGCGCCGAGACGATGGTGTCCGCGGTCGCCTGACGGTCCGCGACGAGCAAACCGACGGCTTGGCTGACGACGGGAATCCGGCGGGCCCGCCGCAGCCGCAACCCGCGGCGCCAACCGAGGTGGTCGACTCGCTCGGCGGTGATGTCGCCTCCGGAAAATGTGTCAGGACCCATGACCGCGAACCTAGTCACTGGGCGTGTCCTTGGCATCAGGGCGCGTCAGGGCGGGCGTGTCGGATTGCCGGGGCTCTTGGTCGGTCTCGCGAATCGTGATAGAACTTGTTCTAATTTCGGCGATGGGAGCGGGTACGATGCGGTACGGAATCGTGTTGTTCACCAGCGATAGGGGAATCAGCCCCGCGGATGCGGCGGTGGCCGCCGAACGTGCCGGTTTCGACACGTTCTATGTGCCCGAGCACACCCATATCCCGGTGGTCCGCGCGGCGGCGCATCCACGCACCGGCGACGCGAGCCTGCCCGACGACCGCTACCTGCGCACCCTCGACCCCTGGGTGGCGCTCGGCACGGCGGCCGCCGTGACCAGTCGCATCGGGCTGTCCACCGCGGTGGCGCTGCCCGCCGAACACCATCCGATCACGCTGGCCAAGACCATCGCCTCGCTGGACCATCTGTCCGGCGGCCGGGTCAGCCTCGGCGTGGGATTCGGGTGGAACACCGATGAGCTGGCCCACCACGGTGTGCCCGCGGGCAAGCGAAGGACTGTGCTGCGCGAGCATCTGGACGCCATGCGCGTCCTCTGGACCGAGGAGGAGGCCGACTTCGACGGGGAGTTCGTGACCTTCGGTGCCAGCTGGTCGTGGCCCAAGCCGGTGCGGAAGCGAATCCCCGTGCTGCTCGGTGCGGCGGGGACCGAGAAGACCTTCACCTGGCTGGCGAAGAACGCCGACGGATGGATCACGACCCCTACCGAGAACGGTCTGGATGACAAAATCGCACTTCTGCACCGGATCTGGCACGAGCACGATCGCGCGGACACGCCCCAGATCGTCGCCCTCGCCGGTCGGCACGACGCGGCGCAGCTGAAGCAGTGGGCCGAATTCGGCGTCACCGAAGTGGTTTACGGGCTGCCCGACCGCTCAGCGGACGACGTCAGGGCCTATCTCACGCGGCTGGCGGAGAAGCTGGGGATCGAGGAAACCCGGTGACGCCTGAGCGCCACCGGTTTCGCACGGCGCTAGCCTCGCCTGCGGGCCACCAACAGGCCTGCGATCACCGCGACAACGCCGACGGCGCCCGCGCCGAGTCCCGCGACCAGAAGCCACTTCGTCGCTGACCTGGTGTCCGCGTCGGCGGTGGGCGCCGCCGCAGTGCGCGGCCTGCCGTTCGCCTTGCCCGCGCCGGTGGCCTTCTCGCCGAAGACTCCGTCGTCGATGCCGGAGGAGTACGTCGGTCCGTTCTCCCGCGCGCCGCTGACGGTGAGATCCAGCTGGATCGATACCGGTGCGGCATCACCCTGCTCGAAGGTCGAGCCCACCTTCACCGCGAGGTAGTACCAGCCCGCCACCGACTCTCTGCGGGCTTTGATGTCGTCGGCGGTCCGGTTGGCGTAGCGGATGGGAACCGTGGCCATCGGCTTGTCCGTCGGCAGGACGGTGTCGGTGCCGGTGTAGGCGGCGAAGTCGGAGTCGATCTCCTGGCGAATCGGGCTGTAGAGCGTAGTACGGATACTGGAGAGGTTCTCGAGGCCGCGCCCGCCGTTGCCGCCGAAGCGCACCCGGTAGGCGAGGCCTTGGCCCCAATCCAGCCGGACCCGATAGAACACGAACTCGCCTTGCCGGAGGGTGTCGGTGTAGCGGCCGCTGCCCGTTAGTGGCGTGGCCACGTTGAACGATCCGCCGCCGATGGCGGGTGTGCCCGAGCCGGTGGGCTCGGCGAAGGCCGTCGGCGGCGGTGTGGCGGCCGGGCCGGGATCGGTTGCGGCGGGTTCGATACCGACCAGCAGTTCGATCGGCAACCGCTCCGGAACGCCCGTGGAGACCTTGTCCCAGGTCAGGGCGAAGAAGTAGCGGCCGCCGCCACGGCACTTGTCGGAGCTCGCGCTGCCGGTGTGCTCCTTGGTCGCGCCATCCCAGGCCTTGGCTACGGTCAGCGCTGCGCCGTCACTGGATGCGGTGCTCAACTCGGACTCGAAGACGTGACAGTCCTGGCCGTCCTCGCCGTACACGCGCAGCTGCAACGTATTCAGGTCCTCGGTCGACGAGATGTCCGGCAGACGCGGAAACGACACCGTGCCACTGAAATAGGCGGTCGCCCCGGCGGGTACGTCCACCGCCCAGTACCGCTTCTCCCGCTGGCCGATCGTGTCCAGGTGCTGGCCGGGCGCGGCCACCGGCGCGGTCTCGTAGCCGCCGGTGCCGGTGATGGGCGTTCCCGCGGTCTGGTAGTTGCGCAAGGCGGCGGCGCTTACGCGCGGCAGGATGCGTTCCAGCGCGCGGCCGTCGGCGGCATCGGTGTAGGTGCCGCCGGTCGCCTGCGCCATACAGGTCAACTGGGCGCGTGCCCTCGCGTCCACCGCGAAGCCGATCGCGTGCATGATCAGGTCGACGCCGCGCTGCTTCACCTCGCGCGCGACCTCGCACGGGTCGGGTGGGGAGCAGGTGTCGTCGCCATCGGAGACCAGCACGACAGAGCGCGGGCCGGAGCTGGGGAGGGTATCGGCGGCCTGGCGCAGGGCGGTACCCATGGGGGTCCAGCCGCGGGCCTCGATGCCGTCGACCGCGGTGGTCAACGCCGCCTTGTCGAGGGCATCCGGGCGGCGCAGCAGTTGCACGTCTCGGCATCCCGAGGTCTTCTCCGCCTCGGTGTTTCCGGTCCCGGTGCCGTAGGTCATGAGCCCGACCTTCGACTCTGCGGGTGCGGTGTCGACGAAGGTGCGGACCGCGGTCTTCGCGGCGTCCATCATGGTTCCGGCCGGGTCCGGTCGTTGCATCGATCCGGACGCGTCCAAGATCAGCATGGTCGGCGCGTACTGCGGGGGTTGTTCGGCGCCGTTCGGCTGTGCCGATGCTCCGGGGGCGGCGAGCGCGGCAGCGATCAGGCAGATGGCGAGCGCGGTGGTGAACTCGGTGAATCTCGGCATGGTCCTCGTCGGGGTGTTCGCCTGCGATATCGCGCGGCACCGGGCAATTTCCTGGTAACCGTATTGTCGAACACCGTGTGGCGCGACCCGACCTGCCCCACTACAGGGAAGTGGCCCGCGACGGGTGCGCGTTGGCCACCGATTGTTCTGATCAGCGCAGGTCGCGCCTGCGAAACGCGGCGATACCGACGCCGAGCAGGATCGCGGTGATTCCGAGTAGCCACAGCACCGGCTGCGCCTGGAACTCCGCGCCGGGCAGCTTCGGCGGATGGATGTAGGGCACCAGATCCACCATCCACTGCGGCAGCCCGTCCAGGGAACCGACGAAGTAGAGCACCACCATGGCGCTGAGCACGCCCCACGCGACCGGAGTGAACCGCGGTACGAGACCGTACAGGGCCACCGTGATGCCGGTGACCACCCAGACCGCGGGCAGTTGCACGGCCGCCGCGCCGATCGACTGCGGCAACTTCGTCCCCAGATCGCCCGCCGAGGAGCCGTACACGACGCCGATCGCGGCACCGGCGACCAGCAACGCCGTCGCAGGACCGAGTAGCGCGAAACCGATATGGCTGAGCGCGTATCGGGAGCGACCGACCGCGCCGGACAGCGTGGCCTCGGCGCGTGCGCTGGACTCCTCGTCGTGCAGCCGCAGGGCGGCGGAGATCGAGTAGGCCGACGCGGCCGCGGCGAGCATCGCAATGGCATAGGTGATGAACGACTGCTGCAACTGCTCGGAGCCACCCATCCTGGTGACGATGTCGCGAATGGTGGCGCTGCTATCGAGCATGTCGCCGACGCTGTTGACCGCGCCGCCGATCAGCAGGCCGTAGAGGGCGAAGCCGACGGTCCAGGCCAGCAGCGTGCCGCGTTGCAGCCGCCAGGCCAGTCCGAGCGGGCCGGACAGGCTGGGGGCCGCGGCCGGCGGTCCGGGACGCTCGGCGAGCAGCCCCGAGCCGGTGTCGCGGTTGCCGAGCAGCGCGTACGCGGTGGCGGTGCCGAGCACCGCGACGGCGCACAGCGGGATCAGCACCCACCAGCGTTCGCTCGCGTACGGCCGGATCTGCAGGCACCAACCGATCGGCGAAAACCAGGACAGCACACCGTTTCCGGCGTCGCCGACGGCCCGCAGCGCGAACGCGGCGCCGAGCGTGCCGAACGCCACGCCGCGCGCCACCCGCGCGCCCGCGCTCACCTGGGCCGCCACCGCGGCGACGGAACCCCAGAGGATGCCCGATGCCGCGAGCGCGGCGCCGAAGGCGAGTGAGCCCGCGCCGGGCAGGTCGTTGCCGTAAAGCGACAAGGCACACACGATTCCGGCGAACAGCGCGCCGGAATAGGTCATGATCAGCGCGGCGGTGAGCCCGGCATAGCGGCCGATGCTGGTAGCGCCCACCAGCTCAGCGCGCCCGGTCTCCTCCTCGACCCTGGTGTGCCGGATCACCGTCAGCACCGTGGCGATGGCGATCATGGTGTACATGGCGCCTGCTTTCCAGGTGCCGATCGAACCGAACTCGGAGCTGAACACCGGGCCGTACATGGCGAGCAGCGCCGGGCTGTCCGCCGTGGTTCTGGCGAAGCTGTCGAGCTCGGCCTGGGTGTCGTACAGATCCTTGATGCTGGCGATCTGGAAAGCGGGCATCAGACCGATCAGCAGCGTCCACAGCGGCAGCACGATCCGGTCCCGCCGCAGATACAGCCGCAGCAGCTGGCGGGTGCCCGCGAAATCGCTGGAGTCGCCGAATACCGGTGCCGAGGCGGTGCGGTCGGTGGTGGAGATGGTCATGCTCGCACCTTCTTCCCGGTGGTCGCGGCGGTGTCCGGTGCCTCGCCGTCGACGTGGTAGTGCCGCAGGAACAGTTCCTCGAGCGTGGGCGGAGCGCTGATCAGACTGCGCACGCCGGCGTCGCCGAGCACCCGGATCAGCTCGCCGAGGTGCTCGCCCTCGACCTGGCAGCGCAGCGTGGCGCCGTCCCGCTCGATGTCCTCCACGCCAGGGATACGGCTGAGATCGCCGGGTTCGCCGAGTAATTCGGCGGTGATCGAGGTGCGCGAGAGGTGGCGCATGTCTGACAGTGAGCCGCTCTCCACCGTGCGCCCGGCGCGGATGATGGTCACCCGGTCACACAGCGCCTCCACCTCGGAGAGGATGTGGCTGGACAGCAGGACGGTGGTGCCGCGCTCCTGCGCCTCGTTCACGCATTCCCGGAAGACCTGCTCCATCAGCGGGTCGAGGCCCGCGGTCGGCTCATCGAGCAGTAGCAGATGCACATCGGAAGCCAGTGCGGAGATCAGCGCGACCTTCTGACGGTTGCCCTTGGAATAGGCGCGCGCCTTCTTGCGCGGGTCGAGGTCGAACCGGTCGATCAGTTCGCCGCGGCGTTTATCGTTGATGCCGCCCCGCATCCTGGCAAGCAGGTCGATGGTCTCGCCGCCGGACAGCGACGGCCACAGCGTGACATCGCCGGGGACATAAGCCAGTTCGTGGTGCAGGGCGACCGCGTCGGCCCACGGATCGCGGCCGAAGATCCGAGCCCGGCCCGCGGTGGCCCGCAGGATGCCGAGCAGTACCCGGATCGTGGTCGACTTGCCTGCGCCGTTGGGTCCGAGGAAGCCATGGATCTCGCCCTCGGTCACACTGAGATCCAGTCCGTCGAGCGCGGCGACGTGTCCGAAGGTTTTGCGGAGATCGTGGACTTCGATGACGTCGGACATCAGTTCTCCTTGGTGAATGTGTCCAAGATCGTTGGATCGGTGAGGAGGCCCTGGGTGTAGAACTCCAGGGCGGGTGCGGTGAGTTCTTCGGTGAGTTCGCGAACAGCCTTGCGGTAGTCGATCTTCTCGCCGTGTTGCCTGCGCATCTGCATGTACAGCAGAGTGGCGCCGACATTGAGCAATATCAGGTATCTGGCGCGTGCCGCCGGGTCGCGACTCGGTTTGATCATGCCCGCCTCGACCCCCTGCTCGAGGTACCCCTCGGCGTCGGAAACCATGTGATCGAGTAGCGATTTCGCCATCGGTCCTCCCGCCTGGAGGCTGCGTACCATGTAGGCGACCAGCGGTCCGTACGACTCGATCTCGGCGAGGGCGTTGAGCATGCCTTTCGCGACGGAGGGCGCCGTGATCGCCTTGAACTTCTCGTCGCGGATCAGTTGCAGAACGCGGTCGTCGCAGGCGACGCGCAAGCCGTCCTTGGAACCGAAGTGATGATTGACCAACCCGGGGGAGACGCCTGCGGCGGCGGCGATCGTGCGGACTCCGACCTGGAATCCGTGCTCGCCGAACACCTCGATCGCGGCGTCGCGGATGCGGGCCGCGGTGGTCAGATCGTCGGCGGGTCCTTGCGAAACGGGCTGTTTGTTAAACACATGTTCAGTATATTAAACGCTTGTTCAAGATTCTAGCAAGGGCTCCGGCGGACATGTCGCGTCAACGTTTTACCGCTCGGGTACCGGGCTATCGTCGAGTTATGACTTCCGGCACCGCAACGACGGCCGATCACCTACGTACTGCACTCGATGGACCCTGGGCGGCCGTCCGCGACGAAGCTCGCATCCAGCTGGCGGGGAAGCAGTTCACCGGGAACCCCTACCTCGACTACAAGGCGGCGCGGGCGCGGGTGCTCGAGCAGATGCGTGCCGTCGCCGCGAACGGCTACGCCGAGCGGGGATTCCGGCGGGAGAACGGCGGAACCGGCGAGCCGGGGGCGGCGGTGGTCGGACTGGAGATGCTGGCCTACACGGATCTGTCGCTGTGGGTGAAGTCGGGTGTGCAGTGGGGATTGTTCGGCGGCGCTGTGGAGAATCTCGGCAGCGAACGGCACCGGGAGCACATAAAACAGCTGATCTCGCTGGATCTGCTCGGATGCTTCGCCATGACCGAGTCCGGACATGGCAGTGATGTCGCGAATCTGGAGACCACGGCGACCTATGATCCGCAGACCGAGGAGTTTGTCGTGCACTCGCCGACACCGTCGGCACGCAAGGACTATATCGGCGGTGCGGCCGAACACGCCAGAATGGCAGCGGTTTTCGCGCAGTTGATCACCAGCGGCGAGAACAAGGGTGTGCACTGCCTGCTGGTGCCGATCCGCGACGAGAGCGGTGCCGATCTACCCGGGGTGACCACCTCCGACGACGGACTCAAGGGTGGCCTGCCCGGTGTCGACAATGGGCGCATCGTCTTCGACCACGTGCGCGTGCCCCGGGAGAACCTGCTCAACCGCTACGCCGATGTCGCGCCGGATGGCGCCTACAGCTCCGAGATCGAGAACCCGAGCCGCCGGTTCTTCACCACGCTGGGCACGCTGGTGCGCGGCCGGGTCAGCGTCGGTGGCGCCGCGGCGGCCGGTGCGCGGGTGGCGCTGAGCATCGCGGTGCGTTACGCACTGAAGCGGCGCCAGTTCGCCGACCCGGACACCGGCGCGGAGACGGTGCTGCTGGATTACCGCAGCCACCAGCGTCGCCTGCTGCCGCTGGTCGCGAAGTCCTACGCGCTCGCGTTCGCGCAGAACGACCTGGTACGTCGGATGCATCTGGTGCAGACCGGCCAGGACCTCGAGCCGGGCGCGCAGCGTGCGCTGGAGAAGCGCGCGGCGGGCCTGAAGGTCGCGCAGACCGAGCACGCCACCCGTGCCATCCAGGAGTGCCGCGAAGCGTGCGGCGGCGCGGGCTATCTGACCGAGAACCGGCTCGTCACGTTGAAGGCGGACACCGACGTGTTCACCACCTTCGAGGGCGACAACATCGTGCTCACCCAGTTGGTGGCCAAGGAGCTGCTCACCGCCTACGCCGACGAAGTGCGCGACCTGGACGCGCTCGGCTGGGTGCGCTTCGCCGCAACCATGGCGGGGGATGTGGTGCGCAAGCGATCGGGCGTTCGCCAGCTGATCCAAACCCTCAAGGATCGCGGTGACGAGTCGATCGACGACGGGGACCTGTCGCGTCGCGCGGTGCAGCTGCAGCTGTTCGCCGACCGGGAGGACTACCTGGTCCGCACCGCGGGACACCGGTTGCGCGCCCGGGCCGCGGACACCCGGCCGTTCGAGGCGTTCAACAACGCCCAAGACCACATCCTGGCCGCAGGCGCGGCGCATATCGACCGGTTGGTGCTCGAGGCGTTCATCGAGGGCATCGAGGGCATCGAGGACCCGGACGCGCGCGCGCTCGCCGACTCGATGTGCGATCTGTTCGTCTACTCGACGATCGAGGAGAACCAGTCCTGGTACATCATGCACCGGTTCATGTCGGTCGACCGGGCGAAGGCGGTGCGCCGGGGCGTGAACGAGCTGGTCGACCGGCTGCGTCCGCACGCGCATGCCTTGGTCGAGGCGATGGGCGTGCCCGAGTCGATGCTGGGTGCGGCCATGCTCGACGACGCGAGCGTGTTCGACCGGACGTAGTCCGAGCACCGGCGGGGGGCATAGAAATGCGGCCGCGCCGGAATTCGGCTGCCCAGCACAGCAGTATCACCATCGCGATCGCCGCTGCGGCGCCGCCGAGGATGTCGGTCGGATGGTGGTAATCGAGGCCGACCATCCCGGTGGCGGCCGCCAGTAGTGCCACGCTCGCTACGGCGCACACCGTGCATCGTGTGCGGTGCGTGTCGGCCAGCAGCACGAACGTGCTTGCGATGGCGACGAGGTGGACGGTGTGCCCGCTGGGGTAGGCGAGATAGTCCTGCCACTGCCGTCCCCACAGCGGTTTCAGCAGCCAGGTGTTCACCGCGACAGCGAGTTCCGGCACCACGGCCATCGTCAAGGCCCGGCGCCGGTCACCGCGGTACGCGAACCACGCGCACGCCAGAAGCAGTAGAGGGAGCAGGATGTAACCGTTGCTCGGGACGACGAGCGCCTCGTACACGCCGGGTCGCGCGTCGAGCGCCGACTGGAGGGGATCGGCGATCGCGCGATCGACCGCGGACGGACCGCCGTCGGCGGGCAGGGTGATCGGCACCGCGACGGTGACGGCGGCTCCTGCCGCGGCGACGCCGGTCCGGACGATATTTCCTGAGGCGAACTTCTCCGGAACTGCGAGCACGGGTCGACGATAGTCAGCAGGTCAGCCGGGGCCATAGGTCGATATCGCGGTGACAACGAACCACAGCACCCAGGCGAAGCCGATGATCATGCCGATCACCAAAAGGGTGCGCATGAATGTGCGGCCGAGATCCAGATCGCCGGCCTCCCTCGGGTACAGCTTCCACGGGCTGTACCACGGCGCCTCGATCGTGAAGGCGGACGCCTGCGCGTCCCGTTCGGTCTGCGCCAGTTCCTCCGCGTAGGCCTCGGCCTGCGCCTGGTTCGGTCCGCCGTGCCACAGCGTGATATCGATCGGACCGAGGAAACCTTCGTTGAGCAGGTCCTGCGGTGCGGGCAGATAAGGCAGGATACCGAGGCCGCGGAATGCGACTGCGACGTCGTTGGCTGTCCAGAGGAAGTTCTCCTCTTCGGCGAGCACGTCGAAGTAGTGCCGGAGCCGCCCGGCATCGTCGCCGATGACCACGTCGAAGCTCGGATCGGTCCACGCCTGCTCGATCCGCAACTCGGCGCCGCGCAGTGGGACGATCAGTGCGAGGCCGTGGACGGCTCGTTGTCCGAGGCTGCGGGCGGCGAGCCAGCTTTGCAGCGCGAAAGTGTGTTCGCGGGACCTCTCCAGGGGCGTGCCGCGGTCGCGGCCCTCCGTCGCGGCGGGCGTGCCGTTGATCGTCCACGGGCCGTTGAGCGGGACCTCCAGCACGCCGTCCTGCCGGGCGACGAGCGCCTCGGCCTCGATCACCACA
The DNA window shown above is from Nocardia sp. NBC_01730 and carries:
- a CDS encoding bifunctional metallophosphatase/5'-nucleotidase; the encoded protein is MRARRRIALVLIGLVGLVGGCDRVSDAGGGPASSTAPRPVPLVSTNDLPATHPDEVHLFGFNDLHGNLQPPGGSTGKITGYDAGGAAYLATHLRRLQAAYPASAVVAAGDNIGGSPLISGLFHDEPTITFMNNVGVAASSVGNHEFDDGVLELGRIQQGGCAPDGCSPGAPFTGARFPYLAANVADAQGNPPPALRPWMLLPVGGHKIGIVGTVTPDTANIVLPEGIRGYNFGDEADAVNRYVPEMKAAGAETIVALIHDGGAQRPGKDEPLDYSGCADITPNVTRLAERVDQAVRAVITGHSHQPYVCTIGGKVVTQAASYGRLITDITLRFGAAEVQASAINRVVSRDVTPDDSTSALVDFFTEQSRSRAGRVVGATSDALSHEPGAAGTSPLGDVIADSMLSVTAGPAAAVAAFMNPGGVRADLEAGPITYGDIFTIQPFGNQVVTRTLTGTQILRLLEQQWDNASKPTVLSLAGITYAYSDTAPTGAKVIAGSVRVAGQPLNPVAGYRITTNSFLASGGDGFTVFTEGTDNATGPTDLDAFETFLRGKPPLQAPPARVEKK
- a CDS encoding biliverdin-producing heme oxygenase, whose translation is MAEAVPFSTQIRGATARQHAEAENSRFMSDMLGGALGVDSYHRYTGQLWFIYRALEGRSDALADDPIAGPFIRPELARTVELERDLAHLIGAEWCTGLEPLPATAAYAERIDECARDWPAGYIAHHYTRYLGDLSGGQVIRGTAEKLWNLPHRGDGVRFYVFDRVGNPAAFKREYRDLLDRLPLDDLERRRVLDEGRRAFAMNTAVFQELAEQFPAAQ
- a CDS encoding threonine/serine ThrE exporter family protein — encoded protein: MGPDTFSGGDITAERVDHLGWRRGLRLRRARRIPVVSQAVGLLVADRQATADTIVSAPAPLQPIDLTDDARVAEVLDLAVRVGEVVLASGTGVVDTTTTVRFIAATYGLSRCSVDVTYDAIRIWADRGPQLPPASAARIVHYRSLDFTRLAAVDRLTRRIRNKLIPPDEARAALDAITSAPHPYQRWTATLAWSLMAAAIAALLGGGALVAAVSFASTAAIDRTNRVLNRYGLPFFFQHVVGGAIAAIPAIVLATLAARLHIDIDPTLIIAAGITVLLSGLQLVGSVQDAITGAPITATARMLEVMMMTGGIIAGIALTLRIADLVDATVPPVYLTSGGDFTDLPVKIMAGAVVALAFALACYAERRALAAAAGSGAAGTICFLLAQQAGFGPVISSAVAATLVGLAGGLMARRALTPPLVVAVAGITPLLPGLKVYRGLSALLNDELLIGANQLLAAVGVGCALAAGVTLGEWFDRTVRRPQILRRFGSLRRPIVRRRRRSAPVQ
- a CDS encoding LLM class F420-dependent oxidoreductase, whose amino-acid sequence is MRYGIVLFTSDRGISPADAAVAAERAGFDTFYVPEHTHIPVVRAAAHPRTGDASLPDDRYLRTLDPWVALGTAAAVTSRIGLSTAVALPAEHHPITLAKTIASLDHLSGGRVSLGVGFGWNTDELAHHGVPAGKRRTVLREHLDAMRVLWTEEEADFDGEFVTFGASWSWPKPVRKRIPVLLGAAGTEKTFTWLAKNADGWITTPTENGLDDKIALLHRIWHEHDRADTPQIVALAGRHDAAQLKQWAEFGVTEVVYGLPDRSADDVRAYLTRLAEKLGIEETR
- a CDS encoding vWA domain-containing protein; translated protein: MPRFTEFTTALAICLIAAALAAPGASAQPNGAEQPPQYAPTMLILDASGSMQRPDPAGTMMDAAKTAVRTFVDTAPAESKVGLMTYGTGTGNTEAEKTSGCRDVQLLRRPDALDKAALTTAVDGIEARGWTPMGTALRQAADTLPSSGPRSVVLVSDGDDTCSPPDPCEVAREVKQRGVDLIMHAIGFAVDARARAQLTCMAQATGGTYTDAADGRALERILPRVSAAALRNYQTAGTPITGTGGYETAPVAAPGQHLDTIGQREKRYWAVDVPAGATAYFSGTVSFPRLPDISSTEDLNTLQLRVYGEDGQDCHVFESELSTASSDGAALTVAKAWDGATKEHTGSASSDKCRGGGRYFFALTWDKVSTGVPERLPIELLVGIEPAATDPGPAATPPPTAFAEPTGSGTPAIGGGSFNVATPLTGSGRYTDTLRQGEFVFYRVRLDWGQGLAYRVRFGGNGGRGLENLSSIRTTLYSPIRQEIDSDFAAYTGTDTVLPTDKPMATVPIRYANRTADDIKARRESVAGWYYLAVKVGSTFEQGDAAPVSIQLDLTVSGARENGPTYSSGIDDGVFGEKATGAGKANGRPRTAAAPTADADTRSATKWLLVAGLGAGAVGVVAVIAGLLVARRRG